From Alienimonas californiensis, a single genomic window includes:
- the gmd gene encoding GDP-mannose 4,6-dehydratase, which translates to MKTALVTGITGQDGSYLAELLLEKGYDVHGVIRRASSFNTARIEHLYQDRHDADGGPRLTLHYGDLADGQGLVDLMLAVEPDEVYNLGAQSHVRVSFDSPIYTHDVVAGGALRVLEAARRLNDKKPVRVYQASSSEMFGKVHETPQKETTPFYPRSPYACAKVAAFHHTVNYRDSYGLFAVNGILFNHESPRRGETFVTRKITRGATRIAEGLQKKLYMGNTDSKRDWGFAKEYVEGMWMMLQVDKPDDYVLATGVTETVQHFLELSFGAVGLDWREYVETDPRYFRPAEVDLLLGDPSKAKRELGWEARTDLNGLATLMVEHDLDLARREKHAGDYEVSTGAHAHAPATGPAAVAAVAGKMDVARAA; encoded by the coding sequence ATGAAGACGGCCCTCGTCACCGGCATCACCGGCCAGGACGGCAGTTACCTCGCGGAATTGCTGCTGGAAAAAGGCTACGACGTGCACGGCGTGATCCGCCGCGCCAGCAGCTTTAACACCGCCCGCATCGAGCACCTCTACCAAGACCGGCACGACGCCGACGGCGGCCCCCGCCTGACGCTGCACTACGGCGACCTCGCCGACGGTCAGGGGCTGGTCGACCTGATGCTCGCCGTCGAACCGGACGAGGTTTATAACCTCGGCGCCCAGAGCCACGTGCGGGTCAGCTTCGACTCGCCCATTTATACCCACGACGTGGTCGCCGGCGGCGCCCTGCGGGTGCTCGAAGCCGCCCGCCGCCTGAACGACAAGAAGCCGGTGCGGGTCTACCAGGCCAGCAGCAGCGAGATGTTCGGCAAGGTGCACGAAACGCCCCAGAAGGAAACCACGCCCTTCTATCCCCGCAGCCCCTACGCCTGCGCCAAGGTGGCGGCGTTCCACCACACCGTGAATTATCGGGACAGCTACGGGCTGTTCGCCGTCAACGGGATCCTGTTCAACCACGAGTCCCCCCGGCGGGGCGAGACGTTCGTCACCCGCAAGATCACCCGCGGCGCCACCCGCATCGCCGAGGGGCTCCAGAAGAAGCTCTATATGGGCAACACCGACAGCAAGCGGGACTGGGGCTTCGCGAAGGAGTACGTCGAGGGCATGTGGATGATGCTCCAGGTCGACAAGCCGGACGACTACGTCCTCGCCACCGGCGTGACGGAAACGGTGCAGCACTTTCTCGAACTGTCCTTCGGGGCGGTCGGGCTGGACTGGCGGGAGTACGTCGAGACCGACCCCCGCTACTTCCGCCCCGCCGAGGTCGATTTGCTGCTGGGCGACCCCTCCAAGGCGAAGCGGGAGCTGGGCTGGGAAGCCCGGACCGATCTCAACGGTCTGGCGACGCTGATGGTCGAGCACGACCTCGACCTCGCCCGCCGCGAGAAGCACGCCGGCGACTACGAGGTTTCCACCGGCGCCCACGCGCACGCCCCGGCCACCGGCCCCGCCGCCGTCGCGGCGGTCGCCGGCAAAATGGACGTCGCCCGCGCGGCCTGA
- a CDS encoding GDP-L-fucose synthase family protein, with the protein MTAPDAPSTGPSSTDSFSLSGRRVLVTGGAGFLGRHLCELIEKREPAALIVPRSKEYDLTEQADVRRLFRDHAPEVILHLAAEVGGIGANRENPGRYWYANAMMGLNLLEEARKAGAAKFVQVGTICSYPNLTPVPFREDDLWNGYPEVTNAPYGVAKKSLYVGADAYRRQYGLPAISLLPVNLYGPHDNFDLRTSHVIPALIRKMVEAVDRGGDRVTAWGSGRASREFLFVRDAADGILAATERYQPTDGEGELGGDPVNLGSGREITIRDLASLIAEVVGFSGAIVWDESQPDGQPRRCLDTTRAKERFGWEAATDFRAGLAETAAWYRQNRPA; encoded by the coding sequence GTGACTGCTCCTGACGCCCCGTCGACCGGTCCGTCGTCGACCGATTCGTTTTCGCTGTCGGGGCGCCGCGTACTCGTGACCGGCGGGGCGGGGTTTCTGGGCCGGCACCTCTGCGAACTGATCGAGAAGCGGGAGCCCGCCGCCCTGATCGTGCCGCGGTCCAAAGAGTACGACCTGACCGAGCAGGCGGACGTCCGCCGGCTGTTCCGGGACCACGCCCCGGAGGTGATTCTGCACCTCGCCGCGGAGGTCGGGGGCATCGGCGCCAACCGGGAGAACCCCGGCCGCTACTGGTACGCCAACGCGATGATGGGCCTGAACCTCCTGGAGGAGGCCCGCAAGGCCGGCGCGGCGAAGTTCGTGCAGGTGGGCACGATCTGCTCCTACCCGAACCTCACCCCGGTGCCTTTTCGAGAGGACGACCTCTGGAACGGCTATCCCGAAGTGACCAACGCCCCCTACGGCGTGGCGAAGAAGTCGCTGTACGTCGGGGCGGACGCCTACCGCCGCCAGTACGGCCTGCCGGCGATCAGTTTACTGCCGGTCAACTTGTACGGGCCGCACGATAATTTTGATCTGCGCACCAGCCACGTGATCCCGGCGCTGATCCGCAAGATGGTCGAAGCCGTCGACCGCGGCGGCGACCGCGTGACGGCCTGGGGCAGCGGCCGGGCCAGCCGCGAGTTCCTGTTCGTCCGCGACGCCGCCGACGGCATCCTCGCGGCGACCGAACGCTATCAACCGACCGACGGCGAGGGCGAACTGGGCGGGGACCCGGTGAACCTCGGCAGCGGCCGGGAGATCACGATCCGCGACCTCGCCTCGCTCATCGCCGAGGTCGTCGGGTTCTCCGGCGCGATCGTCTGGGACGAGAGCCAGCCGGACGGCCAGCCCCGCCGCTGCCTCGACACGACCCGGGCGAAAGAACGGTTCGGCTGGGAGGCCGCCACCGACTTCCGCGCCGGCCTCGCCGAGACCGCCGCCTGGTACCGCCAGAACCGCCCCGCCTGA
- a CDS encoding pilus assembly protein TadG-related protein has protein sequence MRPAPRRGVILPLAAVLLVLVFAFLAFSIDVGYVAMTKGELQNAADAAALAGAAELSDGPAAAVREAQSIAAENEANRAAVEVPEADVTLGFWDIEARTFDAAAIAPNAVKVITRRNDQGLLFGPVIGTETFNSRTEAIAAVHPRDICFVVDLSGSMNDDTEVAWATDLLNDTFRAAGYPSIGTELAEDLFEDLGFGEYPGRLEHVGGGLVPANRYAYANLTKDDGPLANAAVPLRYRILPTDGEALRKLKCYSALIDYQLRPLMPGVTPPADSLLHYAYWEKYLDYMLEGVRVGTPPPPPPPRPPSTGGGGGGTSTPPPPSPPPPPPRPTVGWLEEAFPHDLLNERPTIAGSSPVESLKAYVAARFAPPRAAAERLAGLDSTRAALALARTAAAGPGDPPGTPRQGSTMQSEWLPPSQDGDRITGMNNPNSWTFPGASSGPVRALRNKLGFLTYAQFLQDFGRDRSPAFGNHENANPALFGKVPLSLASPYARLHRETVAGREFSFPPRTQPMHALRRGLIAGLDAVDELNGSGRAEVADWVSVVTFDGLGPYHTPEVAFELSADYAGAMEAVSKLQAVGDVGATTALDPAVLLAQAHLAPVSEGGRGRWFARKVIVIVSDGIPNAWTTEESEVAAYRATLPAEDEAEFDLPGATWLNAPLMHAHSWRSEGQTIPIGMGLGADHDYADRMARMARTADAAGSSARTSGNPAMYEEELRRIFEDYLRPRPTLVK, from the coding sequence GTGCGTCCGGCGCCGCGGCGGGGGGTGATCCTGCCGCTGGCCGCGGTGCTGCTGGTGCTGGTCTTCGCCTTCCTGGCGTTCAGTATTGACGTGGGTTATGTGGCGATGACGAAGGGGGAACTGCAGAACGCCGCGGACGCCGCCGCCCTGGCCGGCGCCGCCGAGCTGTCGGACGGCCCCGCCGCCGCCGTCCGCGAGGCCCAGTCGATCGCCGCGGAGAACGAGGCGAACCGGGCCGCCGTCGAGGTGCCGGAGGCGGACGTGACGCTGGGGTTCTGGGACATCGAGGCCCGCACCTTCGACGCCGCCGCGATCGCCCCCAACGCGGTGAAGGTGATCACGCGGCGGAACGATCAGGGCCTGCTGTTCGGCCCGGTCATCGGCACGGAGACGTTCAATTCCCGCACCGAGGCGATCGCCGCCGTGCACCCGCGGGACATCTGCTTCGTGGTGGACCTGAGCGGGTCGATGAACGACGACACCGAGGTCGCTTGGGCCACCGATCTGCTGAACGACACGTTCCGCGCCGCCGGCTACCCGAGCATCGGCACCGAACTGGCGGAGGACCTGTTCGAGGACCTCGGCTTCGGCGAATACCCCGGCCGGCTGGAGCACGTCGGCGGCGGGCTGGTGCCGGCGAACCGGTACGCCTACGCCAACCTCACCAAGGACGACGGCCCGCTGGCGAACGCCGCCGTGCCGCTGCGGTACCGCATCCTGCCGACGGACGGCGAGGCGCTTCGCAAACTGAAGTGCTACAGCGCGCTGATCGACTACCAACTGCGTCCGCTGATGCCCGGGGTGACGCCGCCGGCGGATTCGCTGCTGCACTACGCCTACTGGGAGAAGTACCTCGACTACATGCTGGAGGGCGTGCGGGTGGGCACCCCGCCGCCCCCGCCGCCGCCCCGCCCGCCGTCCACCGGCGGGGGGGGCGGCGGTACGAGCACGCCCCCGCCGCCGAGCCCCCCGCCGCCGCCCCCGCGGCCGACGGTCGGCTGGCTGGAGGAGGCGTTCCCCCACGACCTGCTGAACGAGCGCCCGACGATCGCGGGATCCTCGCCGGTCGAGTCGTTGAAGGCCTACGTCGCCGCCCGGTTCGCCCCCCCGCGGGCGGCGGCGGAGCGGCTCGCTGGGCTGGATTCGACGCGGGCGGCGCTGGCCCTGGCCCGGACCGCCGCCGCCGGCCCGGGCGACCCGCCCGGCACCCCGCGGCAGGGCTCGACCATGCAGAGCGAATGGCTGCCCCCCAGCCAGGACGGCGACCGCATCACCGGGATGAACAACCCGAACTCCTGGACCTTCCCCGGCGCGAGCAGCGGGCCGGTGCGGGCGCTGCGGAACAAGCTCGGCTTCCTCACCTACGCCCAGTTCCTGCAGGACTTCGGCCGCGACCGCAGCCCGGCGTTCGGCAACCACGAGAACGCCAACCCGGCCCTGTTCGGCAAGGTCCCGCTGTCGCTCGCCAGCCCCTACGCCCGCCTGCACCGGGAAACCGTCGCCGGCCGGGAGTTCTCCTTCCCCCCCCGCACCCAGCCGATGCACGCCCTGCGGCGGGGCCTGATCGCCGGTCTGGACGCGGTGGACGAACTGAACGGCTCCGGCCGGGCGGAGGTGGCGGACTGGGTCAGCGTCGTGACGTTCGACGGCCTCGGTCCGTACCACACGCCGGAGGTCGCCTTCGAACTCTCCGCCGACTACGCGGGGGCGATGGAAGCCGTCTCCAAGTTGCAGGCCGTGGGGGACGTCGGCGCCACCACGGCGCTGGACCCGGCGGTGCTGTTGGCCCAGGCGCACCTCGCCCCCGTCAGCGAGGGCGGCCGCGGGCGGTGGTTCGCCCGGAAGGTGATCGTGATCGTCTCCGACGGCATCCCGAACGCCTGGACGACCGAGGAGAGCGAGGTCGCCGCCTACCGCGCGACCCTCCCGGCCGAGGACGAGGCGGAGTTCGACCTGCCCGGCGCCACCTGGCTGAACGCCCCGCTGATGCACGCCCACAGTTGGCGGAGCGAGGGCCAGACGATCCCGATCGGCATGGGTCTGGGCGCCGACCACGACTACGCCGACCGCATGGCCCGCATGGCCCGCACCGCGGACGCCGCCGGCTCCAGCGCCCGCACCTCCGGCAACCCGGCGATGTACGAGGAGGAACTCCGCCGCATCTTCGAGGACTACCTCCGCCCCCGCCCGACGCTGGTGAAGTAG
- a CDS encoding SRPBCC family protein, whose product MPAVHELHFTVALAAAPAEIFACLIRPEEVMTLTDPNAGVRLRSGPKVMAAGTANELEITGFGVPQRVVYTVTAFEDRGPAGGAFTETMTKGPLPVFENDHVVAPAAEEGDGCTVHETYRFAPPGGLLGFVLTADRLRGELEKGLAYRRRALIERFGAA is encoded by the coding sequence ATGCCTGCGGTTCACGAACTTCACTTCACCGTCGCTCTCGCCGCGGCGCCGGCGGAGATCTTTGCCTGCCTGATCCGCCCGGAGGAGGTGATGACCCTCACCGATCCGAACGCCGGCGTCCGGCTGCGGAGCGGGCCGAAGGTGATGGCCGCGGGCACCGCGAACGAACTGGAGATCACCGGCTTCGGCGTGCCGCAGCGGGTCGTCTACACCGTCACCGCCTTCGAGGACCGCGGGCCCGCCGGCGGCGCCTTCACCGAGACGATGACCAAAGGCCCCCTGCCCGTCTTCGAGAACGACCACGTCGTCGCCCCCGCGGCCGAGGAGGGGGACGGCTGCACGGTGCACGAAACGTATCGGTTCGCCCCGCCCGGCGGGCTGCTGGGCTTCGTGCTGACCGCCGACCGGCTGCGGGGCGAACTGGAGAAGGGCCTGGCGTACCGCCGCCGGGCGTTGATCGAGCGGTTCGGCGCCGCCTGA
- the miaA gene encoding tRNA (adenosine(37)-N6)-dimethylallyltransferase MiaA, whose protein sequence is MPPELLRRCRILAGPTACGKSAAAMRLAERWDAEVLSLDSMAVFRGMDVGVAKPTAAERAAVPHHLLDLAEPTETFSVARYLEHAEAAVREVLSRGKVPLFVGGTGFYLRSLLRGLGDVPPGDPAVRGELEAEVAARGPEAVHADLAALDPAAATGIYTTDARRIVRALEVIRLTGQRFSASRPLDDPRPPADRPALCLWLDPPRAVRWDRIHRRVDQMLAEGLVEEVDRLRTDPGLGTTARQGLGYKEILDHLEGGEPLAECVERLKTRTRQFSKRQCTFFRGLPECLRVPLSGDEDAGMVAALVDAFPRSDAA, encoded by the coding sequence GTGCCCCCCGAACTGCTCCGCCGCTGTCGCATCCTCGCCGGGCCGACGGCCTGCGGGAAAAGCGCCGCCGCGATGCGATTGGCGGAGCGGTGGGACGCGGAGGTCCTCAGCCTGGATTCGATGGCCGTGTTCCGGGGGATGGATGTCGGCGTCGCCAAACCGACCGCGGCGGAGCGGGCCGCCGTGCCGCATCACCTGCTCGACCTCGCCGAGCCGACGGAGACGTTCAGCGTCGCCCGCTATCTGGAGCACGCCGAGGCCGCCGTGCGGGAGGTGTTGAGCCGGGGGAAGGTCCCGCTGTTCGTCGGCGGAACCGGGTTCTACCTGCGCAGTCTGCTGCGGGGCCTGGGCGACGTGCCGCCGGGCGACCCGGCGGTGCGGGGGGAGTTGGAAGCGGAGGTCGCCGCCCGCGGGCCGGAGGCGGTGCACGCCGACTTGGCCGCCCTCGACCCCGCCGCGGCCACCGGCATCTACACGACCGACGCCCGCCGCATCGTGCGGGCCCTGGAGGTAATCCGCCTGACCGGCCAACGGTTCTCCGCCTCCCGCCCGCTGGACGACCCCCGGCCGCCGGCGGACCGCCCGGCGCTGTGCCTGTGGCTCGATCCGCCGCGGGCGGTCCGGTGGGACCGCATTCACCGCCGCGTCGATCAGATGCTGGCGGAGGGGCTCGTCGAAGAGGTCGACCGCCTGCGAACCGACCCCGGCCTGGGGACCACCGCCCGGCAGGGACTGGGTTACAAGGAGATCCTTGATCATCTGGAGGGCGGCGAACCCCTGGCGGAGTGCGTGGAGCGGCTGAAGACCCGCACCCGGCAGTTCAGCAAGCGGCAGTGCACCTTCTTCCGCGGCCTGCCGGAGTGTCTGCGGGTCCCTCTCAGCGGCGACGAGGACGCAGGCATGGTCGCGGCCCTCGTCGACGCCTTCCCCCGCTCCGACGCCGCCTGA
- a CDS encoding alpha/beta hydrolase, which produces MKLLLATALLATTLPAAAQSNDGPDRRGPDRRSGEPRFGRPVELAPDDVPARPAPPADLLTPREDIPHGKLETIEYDSKTVGTTRKMRVYTPPGYSSDKKYPVLYLLHGIGGDETEWTRFAQPNVLLDNLIADGKAKPMLVVMPNGRAQKNDRAEGDVFASAPAFAVFERDLLDDVIPAIESRYSVKTDRESRALAGLSMGGGQSLNFGLSHLDTFAWVGGFSSAPNTKRPAELVPNPAETAEKLELLWLSCGSKDGLMRISRGMHQYLKENDVPHVWHVDDNGHDAPHWRNTLYHFVQELFQPETP; this is translated from the coding sequence ATGAAGCTCCTCCTCGCGACCGCCCTGCTGGCGACGACCCTCCCCGCGGCGGCCCAATCCAACGACGGTCCGGACCGCCGCGGCCCGGACCGGCGGAGCGGCGAACCGCGGTTCGGCCGGCCGGTCGAACTCGCCCCCGACGACGTCCCCGCCCGCCCGGCGCCCCCCGCCGACCTCCTCACGCCCCGGGAGGACATCCCCCACGGCAAGCTGGAGACGATCGAGTACGACTCCAAGACCGTCGGCACGACCCGCAAGATGCGGGTCTACACTCCGCCGGGCTACTCGTCGGACAAGAAGTACCCCGTGCTCTACCTGCTGCACGGCATCGGGGGCGACGAGACGGAGTGGACCCGGTTCGCCCAGCCGAACGTGCTGCTGGACAACCTGATCGCCGACGGCAAGGCGAAGCCGATGCTCGTCGTGATGCCCAACGGCCGGGCTCAGAAGAACGACCGGGCCGAGGGCGACGTGTTCGCCAGTGCCCCGGCCTTCGCCGTCTTCGAGCGGGACCTGCTGGACGACGTGATCCCCGCGATCGAGTCCCGCTACAGCGTGAAGACCGACCGCGAGAGCCGGGCGCTGGCGGGGCTGTCGATGGGCGGCGGGCAGAGCCTGAACTTCGGGCTGAGCCACCTGGACACCTTCGCCTGGGTCGGCGGGTTCTCCTCGGCCCCGAACACGAAACGCCCGGCGGAACTCGTCCCGAACCCCGCCGAGACCGCGGAGAAGCTCGAGTTGCTGTGGCTCTCCTGCGGTTCCAAGGACGGGCTGATGCGGATCAGCCGGGGGATGCACCAGTACCTGAAGGAGAACGACGTGCCGCACGTCTGGCACGTGGACGACAACGGCCACGACGCCCCGCACTGGCGGAACACGCTGTATCACTTCGTGCAGGAGCTGTTTCAGCCCGAGACGCCGTAG
- a CDS encoding beta-propeller domain-containing protein has translation MLALLLAAPLALAPFDDAAGASSPPQTGPPRAVIAGDYEKKTLARVNADGTTAWSKPIRAIHDLHALPNGHTLYQTNFRNVIEADADGNTVWRYDAPEGVEIHAFQCLPDGATLIAESGKRRLIEVTPDGSIRAEVPLTVDRPDKHRDTRLARKTPAGTYLVAHENDAAVREYDADGTVVWSFDVGSKVYGVERLANGNTLLGTGDGHRVIEVNPAKEIVWELTSDDLPGVELVWVTMATRQPNGNTVVVNCHAGPENPQILEVTPEKQLVWSFKDFARFGNALPVAVLPGE, from the coding sequence ATGCTCGCCCTCCTGCTCGCCGCCCCGCTCGCCCTGGCCCCATTCGACGATGCGGCGGGGGCTTCCTCGCCCCCTCAAACCGGCCCGCCGCGGGCGGTGATTGCGGGGGATTACGAGAAGAAAACCCTCGCACGGGTGAACGCCGACGGCACGACGGCCTGGTCGAAGCCAATCCGGGCGATCCACGACCTGCACGCCCTGCCGAACGGGCACACGCTGTATCAGACGAACTTTCGCAACGTGATCGAGGCGGACGCCGACGGGAATACCGTCTGGCGCTACGACGCCCCGGAGGGGGTCGAGATTCACGCCTTCCAGTGCCTACCCGACGGCGCCACGCTGATCGCCGAGAGCGGCAAGCGCCGGCTGATCGAGGTCACGCCGGACGGTTCGATCCGGGCCGAGGTCCCCCTCACGGTCGACCGCCCGGACAAGCACCGCGACACCCGCCTCGCCCGCAAAACGCCGGCCGGGACCTACCTCGTCGCCCACGAGAACGACGCCGCGGTGCGGGAGTACGACGCCGACGGCACGGTCGTCTGGAGCTTCGACGTCGGCTCGAAGGTCTACGGCGTGGAGCGGCTGGCGAACGGCAACACCCTCCTCGGCACCGGCGACGGTCACCGGGTGATCGAAGTGAACCCGGCCAAGGAGATCGTCTGGGAACTGACCTCCGACGACCTGCCCGGCGTGGAGCTGGTCTGGGTCACCATGGCGACCCGCCAACCGAACGGGAACACCGTCGTGGTGAACTGCCACGCCGGCCCGGAGAACCCGCAGATTCTCGAAGTCACGCCGGAGAAGCAGCTCGTCTGGAGCTTCAAAGACTTCGCCCGCTTCGGCAACGCCCTGCCCGTCGCGGTCCTGCCGGGGGAGTGA
- a CDS encoding DUF1559 family PulG-like putative transporter produces the protein MKSYPGVDPATVEPLPCPPVPEKPERKELSWLLRLGLSFLALFLCCGLLTPWLLGVLELPGRLLFGWIPFLARTLPQVSVDPVGVATFAALLAGLAAAVHVLGRWGLPGDNGAGAGRGWGWRSTAASCGLVVSLFAAGVAATGAGHQIGWLVNSPVPLFSREGPGRRSQAQNNLKQIGLALHNYHAQHGRFPAGGTFGPTGRGEHGWATRLLPHLDEAALAERVRWDEPWDAPANREPFAKPLPPFASPYPGLPTEDADGYALAHYAGNARVLTDKVGLSFLDVRDGMTQTLLAGEVADGFLPWAHPANARDPAVGLNIRGGFGSTRDSGVILVLMANGSVTTMSETIDPAVLKALATPAGGETVPEY, from the coding sequence GTGAAGTCTTACCCCGGGGTCGATCCTGCGACGGTCGAACCGTTGCCGTGCCCGCCGGTCCCGGAGAAGCCGGAGCGGAAGGAGCTCAGTTGGCTCTTGAGGCTCGGCCTGTCGTTTCTCGCCCTGTTCCTCTGCTGCGGACTGCTCACGCCGTGGCTCCTTGGCGTACTGGAACTGCCCGGCCGGCTGCTGTTCGGCTGGATCCCCTTCCTCGCCCGCACGTTGCCGCAGGTGTCGGTGGACCCGGTCGGCGTGGCGACGTTCGCCGCGCTGCTGGCCGGGTTGGCGGCGGCGGTGCACGTGCTCGGCCGGTGGGGGCTGCCGGGCGACAACGGAGCGGGAGCCGGTCGCGGGTGGGGCTGGCGGTCGACGGCCGCGTCCTGCGGGTTGGTGGTGAGCCTGTTCGCCGCCGGCGTCGCCGCGACCGGCGCCGGGCACCAGATCGGCTGGCTGGTCAACTCGCCGGTGCCGCTCTTCAGTCGGGAAGGTCCGGGGCGGCGGTCGCAGGCGCAGAACAACCTCAAGCAGATCGGCCTCGCCCTGCACAACTATCACGCACAACACGGCCGCTTCCCCGCCGGCGGGACGTTCGGCCCGACCGGCCGCGGCGAGCACGGCTGGGCGACGCGGCTCCTGCCCCACCTCGACGAGGCCGCCCTCGCCGAGCGCGTGCGGTGGGACGAACCGTGGGACGCCCCCGCCAACCGGGAGCCGTTCGCCAAACCGCTGCCGCCCTTCGCCTCCCCGTACCCCGGCCTGCCGACGGAGGACGCCGACGGCTACGCCCTCGCCCACTACGCCGGCAACGCCCGCGTGCTGACCGACAAGGTGGGTTTGAGCTTCCTCGACGTCCGCGACGGCATGACCCAGACGCTGCTTGCCGGAGAGGTCGCCGACGGATTCCTGCCCTGGGCCCATCCGGCGAACGCCCGCGACCCGGCCGTCGGCCTCAACATACGGGGAGGGTTTGGGTCGACTCGCGACTCCGGCGTCATCCTCGTCCTCATGGCGAACGGCAGCGTCACCACGATGAGCGAGACGATCGACCCCGCCGTGTTGAAGGCCCTCGCCACCCCGGCCGGCGGGGAGACAGTGCCGGAGTATTGA
- a CDS encoding phosphoenolpyruvate carboxykinase (GTP), with amino-acid sequence MDAPTGSPAKAADDLKSWVAAVAARTRPSHVHWCDGSDAEYRRLTEAMVADGTLIPLHERKQPGSYLHRSDPSDVARLEDRTFICSENEADAGPLNNWKSPAEMKAILDPLFEGCMRGRTMYVVPYVMGPPGGDAAKVGVEITDSPYVAANMRIMTRMGRVALEELARKGHFTKGLHSTGDLSKENRYIAHFPDEDLIMSFSSNYGGNALLGKKCHALRLASVQARNEGWLAEHMLIVGVTNPQGETTYIAGAFPSACGKTNLAMLVPPVADRAQGWSVETVGDDIAWLRFGEDGRLWAVNPEHGFFGVAPGTSEETNRNALASCRANTLFTNVALKPDRTVWWEGLEPAPPECIDWLGQPWTPDSDHPAAHPNSRFTAPAGQCPSISDRWEDPQGVPIDAIVFGGRRSRVMPLAFEAFDWEHGTYLGATMSSEKTAAAEGTVGELRFDPMAMRPFCGYHIADYWRHWLEMGRKGNAGGGDKMPKVFHVNWFRRGEDGRFLWPGFGDNMRVLEWIVDRVQGAGDAVETPLGYRPTREELHMDDLGVSAEDEEALFAVNRDDWRAECDQRDAWFDLCGDRLPPELRQQNDALRERLG; translated from the coding sequence ATGGACGCCCCCACCGGTTCCCCTGCCAAGGCCGCCGACGATTTAAAATCGTGGGTCGCCGCCGTCGCCGCCCGCACCCGGCCGAGCCACGTGCATTGGTGCGACGGTTCCGACGCCGAATATCGCCGGCTGACCGAGGCGATGGTCGCCGACGGCACGCTGATTCCGCTTCACGAGCGCAAGCAACCCGGCAGCTATCTGCACCGCAGCGACCCGAGCGACGTCGCCCGGCTGGAGGACCGCACCTTTATCTGCAGCGAGAACGAAGCCGACGCCGGCCCGTTGAATAATTGGAAATCGCCGGCGGAGATGAAGGCGATTCTCGATCCGCTGTTCGAGGGCTGCATGCGGGGCCGCACGATGTACGTCGTGCCCTACGTGATGGGTCCGCCGGGCGGGGACGCGGCGAAGGTCGGCGTGGAAATTACCGACAGCCCCTACGTCGCGGCGAATATGCGGATCATGACCCGCATGGGCCGCGTCGCCCTGGAAGAACTCGCCCGCAAGGGCCATTTCACCAAGGGCCTGCACAGCACGGGCGATCTCTCTAAGGAGAACCGTTATATCGCCCACTTCCCGGACGAGGATCTCATCATGAGCTTCTCCTCCAATTACGGCGGCAACGCTCTGCTGGGGAAGAAGTGCCACGCGTTGCGACTGGCCAGCGTCCAGGCCAGAAACGAGGGCTGGCTGGCGGAACATATGTTGATCGTTGGCGTGACGAATCCGCAGGGCGAGACGACCTATATCGCCGGCGCCTTCCCCAGCGCCTGCGGCAAGACGAACCTGGCGATGCTGGTGCCCCCCGTCGCCGACCGGGCCCAAGGCTGGAGCGTCGAGACCGTCGGCGACGACATCGCCTGGCTGCGGTTCGGCGAGGACGGCCGGTTGTGGGCGGTGAACCCGGAGCACGGCTTCTTCGGCGTGGCCCCCGGCACCAGTGAGGAGACGAACCGCAACGCGCTCGCCAGTTGCAGGGCGAACACGCTGTTCACCAACGTCGCCCTGAAGCCGGATCGTACGGTCTGGTGGGAGGGCCTCGAACCGGCGCCGCCGGAGTGCATCGACTGGCTGGGGCAGCCCTGGACGCCGGACTCCGATCACCCGGCCGCCCACCCCAACAGCCGCTTCACCGCCCCGGCCGGGCAGTGCCCGAGCATCAGCGACCGCTGGGAGGACCCCCAGGGCGTGCCGATCGACGCGATCGTGTTCGGCGGGCGCCGCAGCCGGGTGATGCCGCTGGCCTTCGAGGCGTTCGACTGGGAGCACGGCACCTATCTGGGGGCGACGATGTCCTCCGAAAAGACCGCCGCCGCCGAGGGCACGGTGGGCGAACTGCGGTTCGACCCGATGGCGATGCGGCCGTTCTGCGGCTATCACATCGCCGACTACTGGCGGCACTGGCTGGAGATGGGCCGGAAGGGGAACGCCGGGGGCGGGGACAAGATGCCCAAGGTATTCCACGTCAACTGGTTCCGCCGCGGCGAGGACGGCCGGTTCCTCTGGCCGGGCTTCGGCGACAACATGCGGGTCTTGGAGTGGATCGTGGACCGCGTGCAGGGCGCCGGCGACGCGGTGGAGACCCCGCTGGGATATCGCCCGACGCGGGAGGAGCTGCACATGGACGACCTCGGCGTCAGCGCCGAGGACGAGGAGGCGCTGTTCGCCGTGAACCGCGACGACTGGCGGGCGGAGTGCGACCAGCGGGACGCCTGGTTCGACCTCTGCGGCGACCGCCTCCCCCCGGAGCTGCGCCAGCAGAACGACGCCCTGCGTGAGCGGCTGGGGTGA